The genomic segment ATAACACGAGTCCTTGCTAGATGAACCATCTCCTGGAACTGTTGGTTTTATTGGGAACAAAATCAAGAAACATTCAGACAAgcattttaagtgtgtgtgtttttaagccttCATCAATGTTGATCCTTGACCTGTGTTTCCAGCAGTGACCATTTCCTCCAAAATTTTGTGTTTGAGGGCTCCCTTCAAGGCCTCCACAATGACATTATACGAGGCACCAGAGGTGAGACCGATCAGGGTGGCACTTGTTGTTGTTCCTGGAACACGCATCTGCAAAACAAGAAAGGGTGAAGGGTAAGGTGATAAAGGAAGATTTGGGACCTCTTTCTTTTGCATTCATCTAAAGTTTTCTATAAATCCTTCCTAGGTCCTCACCTGAAACATCTTCTCATCTGGATGGGTAATGGGGTGACAGGACACCAGGTAACCAGAACTTTCCTGGTAAGGCTTCCATGAGATGGTGGTCTGGGTCTGGGCCTCCTGTGGTCTTCCAGTCTTGTCTTCTGGAAAACCAAAAGGATGGCCATTGCCAGGCCTCTCACTAACCTGAATAATTTGAGGCACACGACCCCCATCGGGTCCCACTTTGGGGATGTAGACTAGGGTCTCCCCAACTTGAGGCACATAAGGCTGGGGTCGGGGTTGGTTAGGTTGAGGGATTGTTTGACGGTGGAGAGGCTGGTAGCCTCTGTTTGGTTGACTGGGCTGATTATTGAATTCTGTGTACTCTACATGCTGCCCGTGTGCATCCCCAGTGGGACCCATTGTGTGAAACTTGTCAGGCTCAGGCACATCCAACTTGTCTGGGCCACCGTGGTGGGGTAAACCGGGCAGATCAGAGGTCAGCTCTGGGCGGAAAAAGGTGTTAAAAGCAAAGCAGCAGGTAAAGAGGCAGCCACAATTGGATCTACCAGCCAGTAAGGCACTAAAGATTCCGTCAAGTAATGACAGTACTTGCTGATATCGTTTTAAAGGGCAGTTGGTCCAAGAATATATCCCAAATTTACCAATGTTTTTCAGTAAAACATTGAGGATGATGTGCATTATATAgttaacctatatatatatatatatatatatatatatatatatatatatatatatatatatatataaaccaacaGATTGAGAGTCAAGTTGCGAGTTTCTGTCTTTAGCTGTAACAGCTTGcaggatgtttgtttgttttcagtttgACTGTTTGTTTCCTGCCCATTTGTTCAAAACTCTTTATTAAAAATCCCATATGTTCTCATTGTCTGTGGTTTTTTTAATCGTTAATGGAACTTTTTGCATCATGTTTGGTTTGGATATGGTGTTAGATTCAGTCCAAGAATATACTTTTCCTAAGAGTGAAAACGTTGGTGAAAGTATGGACCAGCCCTTTAAACACTTATATAAGGGTTTTGTCCATAGTAGTCCAATGAGGGAAcacttattttgaataaattaaactGTGTTGTGATGAGCTAGCAGTCCAGTCAGCATAGTGCATCAGTTGAGcaacattaaatgcattttaccaCAATTTTGCATTACGGTTCTGTGTGAATTTCATCATTAAAAAGCTAAGCACTGGGAAAATGTATGGCTTTGCCAAGGATACTAGTGAAATGCAAGCCAGCATAATCAAGGTTTTATAAAATCCATTGTAGGCTAGTTCAACAAAAGGTGCTGTATCTGTTTCAATTGCTACAGCAGCAGTAGCTATCATGCTCGCCAAACACTTTTTGCTAGCTTGTaccattcagaaacaaagcattagGGAGTACACCTTATGTCTCAATATGTGCATTAACATTCTGTATTCACATTTATCCATtaatcagacacttttatccaaagtgacttacaaatttggaaaattaatttttttatttgcgcAAATACTTACGAGTTGTGGCCGTGCCAACCAGTGGTGCGCTTCTCTGGCTATTCAGTAGGACAAAGATCTTTATGATGTATTCTGTGCCTGGTTTCAGATCTGTTAAAATATCACAATATGGTTGCATAGTGCATCATAAATTTTGTTTCACAAGCCTAATTTACCAACATCTATTTACATCACATCTGGTATTCTGGGTCTTACCATTGATGGTAGCGTAGTTCTGGCCAACATCAGAGCGGGGTATAAGCTCACGAGGCAAACCACCTGATTCTTCATAAGTGATGTAATATCCTGTAATGTGTGTTGGAGGGGCTTGCCAAGTGAAGGAGATGGAATTGGGGGTCAGTGAGGTGAACTGGAGGTTAGTCGGCGATGGAACAGCTGGCCGAGGGGTGACAATATAggacaaaaataaagtttaaggTCTTACTAGAAAatgttaattagttaattttCAGACTTAATACATTAGCATTAATACATATATTAGTCTTTCCACATTGGCAGATTTGCTTAGTTGTACCTGTGTTTACAGTCATTGTGAAAGGAGGGCTTCGAGTATTTCCATTTAGTGTGTACATGTTGACCACATACATGACGCCTGGCTGCAAACCTGAGGCATGGAATACATTTCTTTCAATACGTAACAGTAATAGTcccaacaggtttttttttgtttgttttatttaacatgGTAACCCCATAGATTTTAGAAACTACTGTGATGGTAATAAAACAGTAATCTTTAAAGTAACTTTATAAATACCATGGAAGTTTAAAATACCAGAGCCAGTTTACTTTTTGAGCAAACAGTGCTTAACCATTAATGTTGAAACAGATGGCCTATAAGGGGCTATTTATGGATTGTATGGTAACCTACCAGTGACAATGTAGGTACGGCTGTCAGCAGGAATAGTCTGCCTGAAGGTGGGGTGACCTCCAGTTTTGGGTGTGGCTTCAATAAGGAAACCTGTCATTGGCTCATTATTGACAACACGCCATGTGAGAGTGAATGAAGTGTCTTTCACATCAGTGATACGGACTCGGCGAGGAGGGGTTATATCTGCGGAGTCAATGAGATTATAGTTTCCATTTAATataggaaaacaaaaaaaaatcactctacTGTAATACAATATATTGGTAACCCACTTACTGTCCGCGGTGGTGCATTCTCCAGTGAGAGGAGAACTTCTGTCTGAACCTCTCAGTGCATAGACCTGAACTTCATAAGTAGTGGCCACCTAGAAGTAAACAACAGATATTTGGGCCAGAAATATCCAAGTCATGATTCAGTAAACAATGTTTCTACTTTTGCTTGTGCCTGCAAAGATTAAATGTATTTGCAAATTACAAGAAGGTAGACCTATTACCATAAGCCCAGGTATTAAGACATGTGTGGAATCTGGTGCAACATTCATTTCTTTGGCTGGGACATCATGATCCTTTGGTGATACCACCACACGATAGCCAGAAAGCCTAGCATTGGGTGCTTGCCATGCCACGACAAAAGAAGATGGACTAATGTCGGAGAACTGTATATTAATGGGAGCAGGGACAGCTGGGAAAGGTAATGGGACAAGAATCAGGATGGATCAGGACAGCGACTCAACCCTATTATCTAACTGACTAGCTTAAAAAACTAAGTTGAATTCAGACAGGTCATACCAGTGGACTGAGTCTCCTCATGGGTTTGCTGAATGCCCTCAAGAGTACGGACTGGAAAACGTCCTTTCATGGGAATGACTTTAATGTTGTACATGGTTCCTGGTCGCAGACCTTGGAGAACCACGCTTTTATCACGACCACTTACAGCTGGTTGGTATTCCCTTTCTCCCTCTTCTGGACTAGAGTACAGAACCCTGTAGGAGGTCACTCCTGGAACCTGTGGAACATCCCATGTCACAAGCATGGAGGTGGAGTCCACATCAGAGAAGGTCAGATCTCTTGGATGCTGTGAATTTGCTAGAGAGTTGGAAGGATACCGTTAAGGAAGTATGTATAAGGTGGCGTTGCATAGTGGCTAAAGCTCAGCAATGTTAATTGGAAGGTTGCTGGTTTGAGAGGTGATTTAACAAGTTGATTTCAAAGGTTAAAGTCATGTAGGATAAAAAAAACGAGTAACCTGTTGTAGCTTTCTGGACCAATGGGGTGCTTTCTCCTTCTTGGCTGAGAGCAATCACATAAATTGTATATTCCAATGTGGGAACCAAGCCACGGATGGTCATTTCTGTACGTTCTGAAATGGCAGAAATAGAATAGTTATTACATCAAGTCCAAGAACTGAACCAGTTCTTCCAAAATTAACTTCAAGGTTATGAGTAGTAATAAATGTTGATAAAAAGTTAAAGAGCAAGAGATGTCTCACCAGGGCCAACCAGCTCAGAGAATGTAGGACCTTGCCCACCTTTGGGCATTCCTGTTACTCTGTAGCCTGTGATGGGACCTCTAGCTGGGCTCCAGCGGACAGTTAAGGCATTGTCTTGAATATCAGTAACATCTAAATCTGATGGGGATGGAACACCTGAGAATGGAGGGAAAAAAACAATACAGTCACAAGAAATTTGTTGCAAGCTAATGATCAGACACTGTAATAGATACAGATGTCTTGTTGAGCATGAGTACTTACTTCCACCTGCAGTCCTGTGTGTGATGATGACTGGTGTGCTGGAGGCTGGGCTGTCCCCTCTGCCTGTCACAGCATACAACGTGATGGTGTAATCGGTGTCTGGACGCAGGCCCTGGATGGTGGCAGTGGATTGTGTTCCTGGAACAGTGAACTCTCTGGGTGCATCTCTTTCACCTAGGAGTCAATGAGAAGAAATCAGCTGCATTTACAAGTTCAAGTGAACTTGCAGAAACAGAAcacaacaccacaaaaacacttTGTCATACCTGTTTCACCATGTGTGATCTTGTAGTAGCGTACAGTAACTGCAGGGGCATCCCAGGAGATGGTGATGCTAGTGGGAGTTGAAGATGTCACGGCCAAGTCAGTGGGAGCATCAGAGACTACAGGAAGAAACAAGAGTTGCACCATTATACCTCTCAAATATGATTAAACAAATCCTTAATTTTTTAACCTCTTACCAGTTGCTCGAGTTCCAGTAAGTGGCAGACTCTCTGTATTGCCACTGACAGCATAAATATAGACAGTGTATTCTGTCTCAGGAGCCAGGTTCACCAGTGTGAAGAAATTTCTCGTCGGGGGAAGCCTCTCATCTTTAGCACGACCACCACTGGTTGGCTGATAGCGTAGACGGTAACCTGAAATGACGGAACGTGGAGCCATCCAGTGCACGGTAAATGAGTTGGTGGAGACATCAGAGAAGTCCAGATTTGTTGGGGAGTCTAATCCTGTGTGGATGATGGGAACAAAATCAAATGGATGAGCTAACGGACTAGAACAGAGGGTGGTAAGAAAACTGAAAACCATTTCTTATATACAAATACGTACTTGTTTTCTGAATACCAGTTACAGGTTCACTCTCTCTGTCATCATAGACGCACACTACTTTTACCAGATACTCTGTATTTGGCAGCAAGTCTGAATCGAGAAAGATCAGAATCAGTGTTTAGACTGTAAGATGTACATGGTTAAAATTAAGATCTTTAAATGAAAGCATCAGTGAACCCTTACTCTGGAGGAGGAAGTTATTGATGCCACCTCCTACATTGACTTCCTGAGTGTCATCATTTTTTTTGGGATGGTAGCGGATGACAAAGCGGCTAATTTCAGATGGCTTAACAGAAGGGGGATTCCATGACACACGCATGGAGTCTGATCCCACCTCAGCAAAGTTAAGGTTTGTGGGGGGTGGAATAGCTAAACAAGAGGGAATTGAGAGACAGTGAACTTATAAATGAAGTCAAAACTGTATCAGCATAAAAATAAGTAGCTAAGAAATGTGTCATTTGACCTTTTCTTATTAACATGAAAAAGGCATACagtaaatacaaacaatatgatacCCCACACCAAGTGGAATTTATAATAATGCATTCcccaaaaatgcaaatgcaaaaattcacaaaatgcatCAATATTCAGATATAAGCATacgatttattcaaaattgtgcATTGAGTTTGGGAAATAGCAAATTGTTAATCTTGGCTAGCCGGACTTATAAGTAATGAAATGAAGTGGCTTGAGTGAATGATGAGGATCTCAGCCTCTGGTTTATGTCCATATTCTCCATTCCTTTCCCTCTGCTTTTACCCCCGCCCTCTGAAATGCAATAAGAAACCTATGTAGGATAATTCACCGGTTTGGGTTTGCTGTGTGATCACCGAGGGGACACTCTCCGCCTCATCTGTAATGGTCGACACACTGATGTCATAATTGATGCCTGGCTCCAGTCCACGAATGGTATAATAGCTTACAGTGGAATTCACCACGTCCTCCAAAATAGGAAAACTCTGGCCGGCCGTAACAACCATAATATGGTATCTGGTAACTGCAGTGTAATTTAGCGGGGTCCATCTAATTCCAATTGTGGTATCCGTGAAATCAACAAAGCTGAGATCACCCACTTTGGGCACATCTTTAATTGGTTTACAAAGTTGCATTTGTGGGAAAGGGAGAGATGAGACAAGACACACAAAGGCAATGACTAATTAAGACAAGCAGCAAATTACTGTTCTCATGCCATCAGTGCTAACAAATGATTAATCATCAGAAGAGACATGCACAcaataatggaaaataaaaagGCTTTTGATTTGAATTAGGGATACTACCAAAAAGAGTGAAAGAACCAAGCCATTATCTATCAGCTAttaaattcaatatatattttcaaacatttaaaaccaAAAGTGAAACAGCCATGCTTGTTGAGAATTACACAATTATTTTCATAATGCACAAGCAGATTAATCAACACCAAAAAATTATTGGAAAGAAGAAATTACcggatttaatttagttattctAATATATTAAATGCAACTGTTTTTATGGATCTTTCCAGGGTTTGTGTGATTCCTCTAAAAGGACCTGTAGCATTTTACTAGAGCAGAAGCAGGATTATTTGGTGAAGTAGCTCAAGGATGGAGACTGATCTTTGGGCTGGAGACTAGTAGCAGGTTGGAGCCCTATGAGTTGTGAGTCATGAGTTATCACCATTGTGGCTAACTAATAGACCTAACTTCACTTTTGATATTTCAGAAGTATACTTGTGATCAACAGTCAGTCTATTATTCAAATATGCTTTAAAAGCAGCAATTGGCATTTTGGTTGGTTGGCATTTGTGTCTTGAGAGGGGGCAAATTTTTAAATTTATGGATCCATAATCAGGTGATTCTCTGGATCAGTCGTGGTGGTTCTGATCCAGCATAGCATGGCTTGAACTTACCTTTATTTGTTGACTATAGACGGGGTCTTACCTTGTGTAATGGTGGTTGAGATAGGCTCACTCTCCAGATGGTTTTTAACAGTGTAGACGCTGACATTGTATTCAACGCCAGGACTGAGGTTCTCAAGGGTACATGCGGTTTCATGCCCTCGAACACTCTCCTCTATAGTATTTCCATGCTGCCCATTGGTTGGTGTGCACGTCACTCTATAGCCAGTGATATCTAAGGGGATAGAGGAGATATATTAACAACACTTGACACTTACAAACTAGTATAGTGACTTTAATAGGGTCCAAAGATGGTATTACCATCTAATTTAATAGGGTCCAAAGATGGTATTACCATCTGATTACCATATTCATATACCATAGCATTATGAATATAAGGCTCTTCAAAGAATACCATAGTGTTGACAAATGAATATAGAATTAGAATTAAATGCAATAAACATCACAAACACTGGGAGAAAATGATGACTGGAAGAACAGATAATTCTTGGAAGAATTTAAACTGATTATTTGAAGTGGTCACATACACACCGCCTACACAAATAGCCAAGGTCCACCAGCATGCTTCAAAGAAAGGGTGAACAAGGATAAGAAATGGGTGTACAGTCAATATTTACCTGGACTTTTGGTGCTGCTCCATCTGACATTGATTTCGCCAGTGACAGGGTTAGACACCACATTTAGGTCAGTTGGTGGGGATAGGGCTAATATATAGGATATAGGACAGCAAAGAGTAATGAAATCCAGCATTAGAAAATGTTTATAGTACTCTGAGGTTAGAAAgctctatatttatttaatgtctttCATCAGCTCTACTAGaactcttaaaaaacaaaacaaaaaaaacctatgcATTTGAGTTCTAAAACCTTTTGGGCATCATCAAATTTACTTGAATTAGACTTATCAGTAACTTACATGTCACAGCTTTGTTTGTGAAAGGGTTGCCATGCTTTCGGCCATTGAACATGGGTTGCAAGCTGTAGATATATTCCGATCCTGGAGTCAGACCAGAAAAGTGAATAGTGCCTTCTCCAGAGGTCACATCTCTGGGAGCCTCACCACCTTGGCTGGGCCTCACAGACATCTGAGAGAAAGacgcatatttttttatttttttatttttattttttttgaaaatgtacaagCAAAATCCTGGTGATAACAGCTTATGGTGAAATATGGTAGCTGGTCCAAGTTGGTCTATCATCTTGAACAACAACTGTTCTCTAGGGCAATCTAGTGTTCCATATATGACCATTAATTACCAACTTGGACCAATTTTGTCAGCCATTAGGCACTCAATGCCGATGGATGGGGCCTATGGTGAGAAGATGACTATTCGTCAATGTCTTTCTCTAGAGGCAGTGTTTATGCAAACGACTGAACCTAGGTGGCATCACCTTGCCCCAATGGAACCAAAATGAGCAGTTTTTGGAGCTTGATTAAATAAGTGTTTTGTTTACAATGAAGAGGATATTTTAAGCTATGAAACTTGCAGGATGTTTTAATAGTACAAAGACCTCTTATATGCCAAGATATCAAGGCCTATTTGATTTCTCATGTCATGATGCCAATGAAAGATGATGCATTTCCAAAGTTCCTGAGAACAATATGCAAAATCTCTAAAGTTCCAtccaatttataatttttttacaatatcGTTTAGTTCTTTTCAACTGTTTTACACAACAAACTTACAATGTGGTAACCAGAAAATTGTAAATACAGTGTTTATACCCTATAGCTGAATCGTGGTACTGGGGTCCAGGTAACAATGATGGATGTATCGGTGACATCTGTGCTGAATCGAGGAGCATTACCTGTTGGCTGAGCTGAAGaacaaaagccaaaaaaaaaataggtttcaCAAAGGGCTCAGGAGAGCACTATTACTCTATTGTTTCACCTGAGGAGAAAAAAGTTAGACGGGTTACACACATGTTCTGAAGACATCAGTGACTCCCTCGCTGAGTGTGTTCCCTTTCTCTGAGTGCAGGGTGACTATGTACTCTGTGTCAGGCTGAAGGTCGGTGAGCTTGTATTGAGACACGTGGCCGGGGATCCTCAGCTGTTTGGGACTAGAGCTGCCCATGCTGATGAAGAGACGATAACCTGTGACCTGAGCTCTGGGGACAGACCAGATGACCAGAGCGCTGTCATCAGTGATGTCAGTGAACCGCAGGTCAGTAGGGGCATCAGGCTCTGAGAAGGAAATGTGGTGAAAAGTTGACCAAAATGCtatgtataataaaaattgttttaactATAAACAGATTGAGTTTCTTTTGTGAGTTGCAGTTTAGAAAATGATTAGCTTAAAGATAAATATTTGAATGTCACCCACTTGTAGACTGCTCCCCAACCAAAGGTTCACTCTCCACTCCTCTGTTGACTGCATAGATATGGAAGCGGTAGAGTGTGCCAGGTTGCAGGTGCGTGAGCTCAGCATAAGCATTCTGGGTCACGGGAAGCTGAAGTGGTCTCTGGGCCCGGCCATCTGTGCTTACGGGTGCAAAGGTCACGCGGTATCCTGAGACCTCATTAGGAGGACCAGTCCAGGTGATGGTGATCTTGACATCGGTAACTTCATAAAACTGCAGGTCTGTGGGAGCTTGGACCTCCTCTGTTAATGAGATTGAAAGCAAAATTACAATATTTCGGCGCTCTACTACAAGAGGAGGTAGGAATGACCATGTAAACACTTTGGGCAAGCTAGGATTAGGAGCCCCTAACCATAAGTAAAAGCAAGAGAAATAGTGATGCTTGGTTTAACAAGTACtactacatatttatttaatttgggaATGTCTGTATCATCAGTGCATGCTTTTGTGGAGTTCAAAACGAGTACTCTGTTAGCTTCAAGAGAGGAAAGCAAAATCATGCAAAGCAGAAAAGACTTTACAAAGTTCTCATAAGGAAGTGTGTGTTTGGTAAAAGACCTCAGCTGGCAAGACAAGAACAGAAAGACATGCTCAAAGCTTCCCAGTCCATCCTTTTAAGGTTGTTTTGGCACAGAGAAAACACTAAATCTCCCAGCTCAGGCATTTGCTAGTGTCATCGAGAAGAGACAGAGAACTGGCAGACATGAAAGGTGAATAAGAAACTTGGGCACTCTCACAAGCTTAGAGAAGAGTGAGAAAAAGCCTCTTAAAAAGTAGTTTGAACTCCAGTACAGACTCACACATactttgtgtgtgagagaaaaacaCTGATGCAAACAGAGGTTAGTATACAAATTCTGAACTAAAATACTAGATGTATCAATAagctataaaaaataaagcaggACGTACAGGCTGCAACTCATCTGAACTCTTACCAGGCTGTTGCTCTCCAGCGGTGCTGACCTGTAGGACCAAAGGTTTACTCTCCAAGTTGTCTTCCACTGAGTAAATACTAACATTGTATGACAGACCAGGTCGAAGGTCACCCAGTGTCACAAATGTTTGAGTCTCAGGGAGGATGAGCTCAGTGCTGCTGCCCTCGATCGAGGGTGTGTACACCACACGATAGCCTGTGAAAATACATTACATGAAACAAATTAAAACCTATTCCACATTCATACATTATCTGCAGATGTAGTATAAATGCAACTTTAAAGACCATCTTAATTGCATGATATTGGTACACAAATGTTACTCACCAGTTATAGGTGCTTTGGGTTTGGACCATCTGATAGTAATGGCTGTCTCCTGTACATTTGAGACCTCATAATTAGTTGGAGTGTCAGGTGCTGTGAATAGATAGTCGATTAATTTGAATGTGCAATGCAATCTGATCATTTTAGTGTATGgatgttaaatatgtaaatatagtaaatgtttcttttgttgttgtaacCAACCACTTCTTGTGGCAACCTTATGTTAGAATAAAACCAACAACAAAAATTGAGCAACAAAGAATGCCCTTGAA from the Carassius carassius chromosome 7, fCarCar2.1, whole genome shotgun sequence genome contains:
- the fn1b gene encoding fibronectin 1b isoform X4 → MTRISLKRLVLLLCIGGSVHCMPQSAGKSKRQSQQQISLDTVYEEARSLAIHETGCNDNGRFYKMNDQWERQYMDSTLICTCEGASGVKCKSKPAAEETCYDKFNARSYRVGETYERPKDGMIWDCTCIGSGRGKISCTIANRCHEGGNSYRIGDTWTRPHDTGDYMLECVCLGNGKGEWTCKPVAERCYDESLGSSYVVGQTWQKPYQTWMIVDCTCLGEGNGRITCTSRNRCNDQDTRTSYRIGETWTKTDSNGNNLQCLCTGNGRGEWKCERHAASHTTTAIGSGSSATQRVSPVINQVNVLTELLEEGNCKTDSGVYYSNGMSWIRSQGSKEMLCTCVGGGISCEEQDGQSFVYGGNSVGQPCVFPFVFSGNTHYSCISEGRTDGQLWCSTTSDYDSDGLYSFCTRKNQLVTTRGGNSNGALCQFPFKYNGRNYTDCTSDGRRDSMKWCGTTTDYDSDRKYGFCPMAAHEEVCTINDVMYRVGDEWDKRHDTLGHMMRCTCQGNGRGEWNCISHTQFRDQCVVNGQTYDVNETFDKRHDQGYMMNCTCFGQGRGRWKCDAIDQCQDQETKVFYQIGETWNKVIQSIPYRCSCYGNGIGELSCEPLQSTAPVRVIITEAGNQPNSHPIQWNAPSSAHITQYILKWRVKNTRTPWKEVTIPGHINSHTISGLKPGLTYEGQLISILRYGPREVTRFDFTTTYGSLEKTEGETNQPPPIVDTSESVTEITSSSFVISWVSASETVSGFRVQYELSEEGAPQNVIDLPRTATSVNIHDLLPGRRYHVQVFEVNPEGDKNLILTTTQTTAPDTPTNYEVSNVQETAITIRWSKPKAPITGYRVVYTPSIEGSSTELILPETQTFVTLGDLRPGLSYNVSIYSVEDNLESKPLVLQVSTAGEQQPEEVQAPTDLQFYEVTDVKITITWTGPPNEVSGYRVTFAPVSTDGRAQRPLQLPVTQNAYAELTHLQPGTLYRFHIYAVNRGVESEPLVGEQSTKPDAPTDLRFTDITDDSALVIWSVPRAQVTGYRLFISMGSSSPKQLRIPGHVSQYKLTDLQPDTEYIVTLHSEKGNTLSEGVTDVFRTSQPTGNAPRFSTDVTDTSIIVTWTPVPRFSYRMSVRPSQGGEAPRDVTSGEGTIHFSGLTPGSEYIYSLQPMFNGRKHGNPFTNKAVTSLSPPTDLNVVSNPVTGEINVRWSSTKSPDITGYRVTCTPTNGQHGNTIEESVRGHETACTLENLSPGVEYNVSVYTVKNHLESEPISTTITQDVPKVGDLSFVDFTDTTIGIRWTPLNYTAVTRYHIMVVTAGQSFPILEDVVNSTVSYYTIRGLEPGINYDISVSTITDEAESVPSVITQQTQTAIPPPTNLNFAEVGSDSMRVSWNPPSVKPSEISRFVIRYHPKKNDDTQEVNVGGGINNFLLQNLLPNTEYLVKVVCVYDDRESEPVTGIQKTRLDSPTNLDFSDVSTNSFTVHWMAPRSVISGYRLRYQPTSGGRAKDERLPPTRNFFTLVNLAPETEYTVYIYAVSGNTESLPLTGTRATVSDAPTDLAVTSSTPTSITISWDAPAVTVRYYKITHGETGERDAPREFTVPGTQSTATIQGLRPDTDYTITLYAVTGRGDSPASSTPVIITHRTAGGSVPSPSDLDVTDIQDNALTVRWSPARGPITGYRVTGMPKGGQGPTFSELVGPERTEMTIRGLVPTLEYTIYVIALSQEGESTPLVQKATTANSQHPRDLTFSDVDSTSMLVTWDVPQVPGVTSYRVLYSSPEEGEREYQPAVSGRDKSVVLQGLRPGTMYNIKVIPMKGRFPVRTLEGIQQTHEETQSTAVPAPINIQFSDISPSSFVVAWQAPNARLSGYRVVVSPKDHDVPAKEMNVAPDSTHVLIPGLMVATTYEVQVYALRGSDRSSPLTGECTTADNITPPRRVRITDVKDTSFTLTWRVVNNEPMTGFLIEATPKTGGHPTFRQTIPADSRTYIVTGLQPGVMYVVNMYTLNGNTRSPPFTMTVNTAVPSPTNLQFTSLTPNSISFTWQAPPTHITGYYITYEESGGLPRELIPRSDVGQNYATINDLKPGTEYIIKIFVLLNSQRSAPLVGTATTQDKTGRPQEAQTQTTISWKPYQESSGYLVSCHPITHPDEKMFQMRVPGTTTSATLIGLTSGASYNVIVEALKGALKHKILEEMVTAGNTVPGDGSSSKDSCYDTFTATHHDVGQEWERMSDTGFKLWCTCLGLGSGHFRCDSSKWCHDNGNNYRIGEKWERRAENGQLMSCTCLGNGKGEFKCEPHESICYDDGKMYQVGNQWQKEYLGAICTCTCYGGQQGWRCENCRRPGAEISSDLLQPVRLNTGQRMNIQCPIECLRPELLADAVANAKPRE